A region from the Bacillus sp. Marseille-P3661 genome encodes:
- a CDS encoding CmpA/NrtA family ABC transporter substrate-binding protein: protein MTSDKHKHDCIIQGCTHDHDHQYKDTSFRDEKDLQEYRSEIKDLGLINAVSSNASVTRRSFVKSAALGLGFLASGGLLGTLSGCFSPPSDSTSAPVDLADVEKPELKIGFIPITCATPIIMAAPMGFYAKHGLKVTVQKYGGWADIRDAYIAGEIDAAHLLSPMPIALSLGLGSSQVPTRLAAIENINGQAITLANKYKDSVKEIKDLKGMALGVPFDYSMHNLLLRHYLGEGGLDPDVDVDIRVTRPPDMVANLASGNLDGYLGPEPFNQRAVKEGFGYIFKLTKDMWENHPCCAFGVKQEFIDNNPKTYRALLSSIVDATSYSSQSENRADIAKAISPSQYLNQPEEVVKQVLTGKFPDGLGNTINDPKRVDFDPYPWKSFAVWITTQMIRWNYITPAQAEGLDFNKVADEIFLTNDVREIAKELGVSAPTDEYKIEKIMGRDFNAQDMNSLKEWMIR, encoded by the coding sequence ATGACTAGCGATAAACATAAACATGACTGTATCATACAGGGTTGTACACATGACCACGACCACCAATACAAAGATACTTCCTTTAGAGATGAAAAGGATTTACAGGAATACCGCTCTGAAATAAAGGATTTAGGTCTTATTAATGCGGTGAGCTCAAATGCATCTGTAACGAGAAGAAGTTTTGTAAAGTCAGCTGCATTGGGGTTAGGTTTTTTAGCTAGTGGTGGTTTGTTAGGAACTCTCTCTGGATGTTTTTCTCCACCATCAGACTCTACTAGTGCTCCTGTAGATCTAGCAGATGTAGAAAAGCCTGAACTAAAGATAGGATTTATCCCAATTACTTGTGCAACCCCAATTATTATGGCAGCACCGATGGGATTTTATGCGAAACATGGATTGAAGGTCACAGTTCAAAAATATGGTGGTTGGGCAGATATTCGTGATGCGTATATTGCAGGAGAAATTGACGCAGCCCATTTATTATCTCCAATGCCAATTGCGTTGTCTTTAGGTTTAGGTTCATCCCAAGTTCCGACAAGACTGGCGGCCATTGAAAATATTAATGGTCAAGCCATTACATTAGCGAACAAATATAAAGATTCTGTAAAAGAAATAAAAGATTTAAAAGGAATGGCTTTAGGGGTTCCCTTTGATTATTCGATGCACAATTTATTGTTACGCCATTATCTAGGAGAAGGTGGTTTAGACCCAGATGTTGATGTTGATATTCGGGTAACTCGTCCACCTGACATGGTCGCTAATCTAGCTTCAGGTAATCTGGATGGTTACTTAGGACCTGAGCCGTTTAATCAACGTGCAGTAAAAGAAGGCTTTGGTTATATTTTTAAATTAACGAAGGATATGTGGGAAAACCATCCATGCTGTGCGTTTGGAGTGAAACAGGAATTCATCGATAATAACCCGAAAACATATCGTGCTCTTCTAAGTTCGATAGTGGATGCTACAAGTTATAGTAGTCAATCAGAAAATCGTGCAGATATTGCGAAGGCGATATCACCTAGCCAATATTTGAATCAGCCAGAAGAAGTCGTTAAACAAGTATTAACGGGTAAGTTTCCAGATGGCTTAGGCAATACAATCAATGATCCGAAACGTGTTGATTTTGATCCGTATCCTTGGAAGAGTTTTGCAGTTTGGATTACGACTCAAATGATTCGATGGAATTATATTACCCCAGCACAAGCTGAAGGCCTAGATTTTAACAAAGTAGCAGATGAAATTTTTCTAACCAATGATGTGAGAGAAATTGCTAAAGAATTAGGCGTATCTGCTCCAACAGATGAATATAAAATTGAAAAAATTATGGGTAGAGATTTCAATGCCCAAGACATGAATAGTTTAAAAGAATGGATGATTCGTTAA
- a CDS encoding ABC transporter ATP-binding protein: MKTNGHLEIDKVTKTFKSRGEVFEALDEISLTINEGEFISLIGPSGCGKSTLLNMIAGIESYDNGTMKLDGQIIKKPGVERGMVFQNHALFPWMTVYENIMFALDCVKENASKEEKDEIALKYLKLVKLLEAKDKKPKEISGGMKQRVGIARAFVNNPKVLLLDEPFGALDALTRGSLQDELERIWEEEKKSVVMVTHDVEEAILLSDRIVVMSHGPKAYIRDVIKVDLPRPRQKSDIMGNDEFIKLRKLLTGMLSEEVSA; the protein is encoded by the coding sequence ATGAAAACTAATGGTCATCTTGAGATTGACAAAGTAACAAAAACGTTTAAGAGTAGAGGAGAAGTATTTGAAGCATTAGATGAAATTTCTCTTACCATTAACGAAGGTGAGTTTATTTCCTTGATTGGGCCCAGCGGCTGTGGGAAAAGTACATTATTAAACATGATTGCAGGCATTGAATCTTATGACAATGGAACGATGAAATTGGATGGCCAGATTATCAAGAAACCAGGTGTGGAACGTGGCATGGTCTTTCAGAATCATGCTTTGTTTCCTTGGATGACAGTCTATGAAAATATTATGTTTGCTTTAGATTGTGTAAAAGAGAATGCAAGTAAAGAAGAGAAAGATGAAATTGCTTTGAAGTACTTGAAACTTGTTAAACTATTAGAAGCAAAAGATAAAAAACCTAAGGAAATTTCTGGTGGTATGAAGCAACGAGTAGGTATAGCCCGGGCATTTGTTAACAATCCTAAGGTCCTTCTTTTAGATGAGCCCTTTGGAGCCTTAGACGCGTTAACGCGGGGGAGTCTTCAAGATGAATTAGAGCGTATTTGGGAGGAAGAAAAAAAGTCGGTTGTAATGGTCACGCATGATGTGGAGGAAGCCATCCTTCTATCTGACCGCATTGTCGTAATGAGTCATGGCCCCAAAGCGTATATACGTGATGTAATCAAGGTTGATCTTCCAAGACCAAGGCAAAAATCAGATATTATGGGTAATGACGAATTTATAAAATTAAGAAAACTACTAACTGGCATGCTTTCAGAAGAGGTAAGTGCTTAA
- the ntrB gene encoding nitrate ABC transporter permease: MEQLSRAKKISDLARKTSVDGQEVSKREWSVNTKAFVVFLGLFGLTFVIWELFVGMGVASTLVPAPSQVVVRAIELLSNPFYYLGVNDVGIGIQLLSSLQRVLIGFALAVVVAVPFGFLIGTSEVVSKAIDPFVQILKPVSPLAWLPIGLAVLQDSQATAIFVIFICCIWPIIINTIFGVRNIPSTYLNVAKTLETRRGMFIRKVLLPASLPNIVTGLRISFGVAWLVIIAAEMLIGGRGIGYFVWNEWNNLDISSIIVAIILIGLIGTALDRMLAYVERRVGYEN, from the coding sequence ATGGAACAGCTAAGTCGTGCAAAAAAGATAAGTGATCTGGCTCGAAAAACTAGCGTGGATGGTCAGGAAGTGAGCAAACGTGAATGGTCTGTTAATACAAAAGCATTCGTTGTATTTTTGGGGTTATTTGGCTTAACCTTCGTTATTTGGGAATTGTTTGTAGGTATGGGAGTTGCCTCTACGCTAGTGCCTGCGCCATCGCAAGTAGTTGTACGTGCGATTGAGCTATTAAGTAATCCGTTTTATTATTTGGGAGTAAATGATGTGGGTATTGGAATTCAGTTGCTTTCTAGTTTGCAAAGGGTATTAATTGGCTTTGCATTAGCAGTTGTGGTTGCCGTTCCATTCGGGTTTTTAATTGGAACATCAGAGGTCGTTTCTAAGGCTATTGATCCGTTTGTTCAAATACTAAAACCCGTATCCCCATTAGCGTGGTTACCTATTGGATTAGCAGTTTTACAAGACTCACAAGCTACTGCAATATTTGTTATTTTTATTTGTTGTATTTGGCCAATTATTATTAACACAATTTTTGGTGTAAGAAATATTCCGTCTACCTATCTAAATGTGGCTAAAACATTAGAAACAAGGCGCGGAATGTTTATTAGAAAGGTATTATTACCAGCTTCGTTACCAAATATAGTGACGGGATTAAGAATTAGCTTTGGTGTAGCATGGTTAGTTATTATTGCAGCAGAAATGCTAATTGGTGGAAGAGGTATTGGCTACTTTGTTTGGAATGAATGGAATAATCTTGACATTTCCAGTATTATTGTTGCAATTATATTAATTGGCTTAATCGGAACGGCATTGGATCGTATGCTGGCTTATGTTGAAAGGAGAGTTGGTTATGAAAACTAA